A section of the Kribbella sp. HUAS MG21 genome encodes:
- a CDS encoding LacI family DNA-binding transcriptional regulator, which translates to MGGRARLADIAAKAGVSEATVSRVLNGKPGVAEDTKQSVLTALDVLGFERPSRLRRRSAGLIGLVMPELINPIFPAFAQVIESALSQRGYTPVLCTQSPSGATEEEYVEMLLERGVSGIIFVSGLHADTGADHERYQALVERRLPVVFVNGWLPAVEAPFVSSDEYAAMELAVSHLVALGHRRIGFASGPERFIVVQRKLAGYRTSMKAQLGLSDDDLEPLVALSMFGVEGGEAAGRQLLDAGVTAVVCGSDMMALGVIRAARQRGLSVPGEVSVVGYDDAPMMEFTDPPMTTIRQPVQAMGLAAVQSLLEEVRGHATPHTEFLFRPELVVRGSTGPVRTGI; encoded by the coding sequence GTGGGTGGCAGGGCACGGCTGGCGGACATCGCGGCCAAGGCGGGGGTCAGTGAGGCGACGGTCTCGCGGGTGCTGAACGGGAAGCCGGGGGTCGCGGAGGACACCAAGCAGTCGGTCCTGACCGCGCTCGACGTCCTCGGGTTCGAGCGGCCGTCCCGGTTGCGGCGGCGGTCCGCGGGGCTGATCGGGCTGGTGATGCCGGAGCTGATCAACCCGATCTTCCCGGCATTCGCGCAGGTGATCGAGTCCGCGCTGTCGCAGCGCGGGTACACCCCGGTGCTGTGCACGCAGTCCCCGTCCGGGGCGACCGAGGAGGAGTACGTCGAGATGCTGCTCGAGCGCGGCGTCTCCGGGATCATCTTCGTCTCCGGGCTGCACGCCGACACCGGCGCCGACCACGAGCGGTACCAGGCGCTGGTCGAGCGCCGGCTCCCGGTGGTGTTCGTGAACGGCTGGCTGCCGGCGGTCGAGGCGCCGTTCGTGTCCTCGGACGAGTACGCCGCGATGGAGCTGGCGGTCTCGCACCTGGTGGCGCTCGGGCACCGGCGGATCGGGTTCGCGTCCGGGCCGGAGCGGTTCATCGTCGTCCAGCGGAAACTGGCCGGGTACCGGACCTCGATGAAGGCCCAGCTCGGCCTGTCGGACGACGACCTGGAGCCGTTGGTCGCGCTGAGCATGTTCGGCGTGGAGGGCGGCGAGGCGGCCGGCCGGCAGTTGCTGGACGCCGGGGTGACCGCGGTGGTGTGCGGCTCGGACATGATGGCGCTCGGTGTGATCCGGGCGGCCCGGCAGCGCGGGCTGAGCGTGCCGGGCGAGGTGTCGGTGGTCGGGTACGACGACGCGCCGATGATGGAGTTCACCGATCCGCCGATGACGACGATCCGGCAGCCGGTGCAGGCGATGGGGCTGGCCGCGGTCCAGTCCCTGCTGGAAGAGGTCCGCGGCCACGCCACGCCGCACACCGAGTTCCTGTTCCGTCCGGAACTCGTGGTGCGCGGCTCCACCGGCCCGGTCAGAACGGGTATCTGA
- the ugpC gene encoding sn-glycerol-3-phosphate ABC transporter ATP-binding protein UgpC, which translates to MATVSFKAATRVYPGSDTPAVDKLNLEIEDGEFMVLVGPSGCGKSTSLRMLAGLEEVNEGSIYIGDRDVTHRPPKERDIAMVFQNYALYPHMSVADNMGFALKMQGVSKEDRAKRVGEAAKLLGLEEYLDRKPKALSGGQRQRVAMGRAIVRNPQVFLMDEPLSNLDAKLRVQTRTQIAELQQRLGVTTVYVTHDQVEAMTMGDRVAVLKDGLLQQVDTPLNLYDNPKNKFVAGFIGSPAMNLLTADIAEGGAKVGDYVIPIQRDVLAKAGSDKTLTVGVRPEAFKVADEGLPVKVAVVEELGADAYLYGTAEHNNEHQQIVARIDARMPVEKGSTIRLAAVPDKLHLFSTSTEERLTA; encoded by the coding sequence ATGGCTACTGTGTCGTTCAAGGCGGCAACCCGGGTCTACCCCGGTTCGGACACCCCCGCCGTCGACAAGCTCAACCTCGAGATCGAGGACGGCGAGTTCATGGTGCTCGTCGGCCCGTCGGGTTGCGGTAAGTCCACCTCGCTCCGGATGCTCGCCGGCCTCGAAGAGGTCAACGAGGGCTCCATCTACATCGGCGACCGCGACGTCACGCACCGTCCGCCGAAGGAGCGGGACATCGCGATGGTGTTCCAGAACTACGCGCTCTACCCGCACATGTCGGTCGCGGACAACATGGGCTTCGCGCTGAAGATGCAGGGTGTCTCCAAGGAGGACCGGGCGAAGCGGGTCGGCGAGGCCGCCAAGCTGCTCGGCCTGGAGGAGTACCTGGACCGCAAGCCGAAGGCCCTGTCCGGTGGTCAGCGCCAGCGCGTCGCCATGGGCCGCGCGATCGTGCGTAACCCGCAGGTCTTCCTGATGGACGAGCCGCTGTCGAACCTCGACGCCAAGCTGCGTGTCCAGACCCGTACCCAGATCGCCGAGCTGCAGCAGCGCCTCGGCGTCACCACCGTCTACGTCACCCACGACCAGGTCGAGGCCATGACGATGGGCGACCGGGTCGCGGTGCTCAAGGACGGTCTGCTCCAGCAGGTCGACACCCCGCTGAACCTGTACGACAACCCGAAGAACAAGTTCGTCGCGGGCTTCATCGGCTCGCCGGCGATGAACCTGCTGACCGCCGACATCGCCGAGGGCGGTGCCAAGGTCGGCGACTACGTGATCCCGATCCAGCGCGACGTGCTCGCCAAGGCCGGCAGCGACAAGACCCTGACCGTGGGCGTTCGCCCGGAGGCCTTCAAGGTCGCCGACGAGGGCCTGCCGGTGAAGGTCGCCGTGGTCGAGGAGCTCGGCGCCGACGCGTACCTGTACGGCACCGCGGAGCACAACAACGAGCACCAGCAGATCGTGGCCCGCATCGACGCCCGGATGCCGGTCGAGAAGGGCTCGACGATCCGCCTGGCGGCGGTGCCGGACAAGCTGCACCTGTTCTCGACCTCCACCGAGGAGCGGCTCACCGCCTGA
- a CDS encoding glycosyltransferase family 2 protein, whose protein sequence is MRLSLVVPCYNEVEVISRFHQALGQQLGTIGQPYEIVYVDDGSSDGTLDALIGLAATDESVRYLSFSRNFGKEAAMLAGLRYATGDAVVIMDADLQHPPELIGRMLAEYERGFDQVIARRTRTGDPATRTLFARAYYWLINKWADVELMDGVGDFRLLSRRAVDGLLELNEYNRFSKGLFAWIGFESILFEYENVKSAPDRKSRWTFRRLLEYGFDGLLSFNNKPLRLAIYVGLLLTAVAAGYAVWVIVAAIVQGVEMPGYVTLIAAIIGLGGLQLVMLGVIGEYIGRIYYETKQRPHYLLKQTNMDPAQRLEKRPAPDGRTTRGR, encoded by the coding sequence ATGCGGTTGAGTCTGGTGGTGCCGTGTTACAACGAGGTCGAGGTGATCTCGCGGTTCCATCAGGCCCTCGGTCAGCAACTCGGCACGATCGGGCAACCTTACGAGATCGTGTACGTCGACGACGGTAGCTCTGATGGGACGCTCGACGCGCTGATCGGGTTGGCCGCCACCGACGAATCGGTGCGCTATCTGTCGTTCAGCCGGAACTTCGGCAAGGAGGCCGCCATGCTGGCCGGCCTGCGGTACGCGACCGGCGACGCCGTGGTGATCATGGACGCCGACCTGCAGCACCCGCCGGAGCTGATCGGGCGGATGCTGGCGGAGTACGAGCGAGGCTTCGACCAGGTGATCGCGCGCCGGACCCGGACCGGCGACCCGGCGACCCGGACGCTGTTCGCGCGGGCGTACTACTGGCTGATCAACAAGTGGGCCGACGTCGAACTGATGGACGGGGTCGGCGACTTCCGGCTGCTGTCCCGGCGCGCGGTCGACGGGCTGCTCGAGCTGAACGAGTACAACCGGTTCTCGAAGGGGCTGTTCGCCTGGATCGGGTTCGAGTCGATCCTGTTCGAGTACGAGAACGTGAAGTCGGCGCCGGACCGGAAGAGCCGGTGGACGTTCCGGCGGCTGCTGGAGTACGGGTTCGACGGGCTGCTGTCGTTCAACAACAAGCCGCTGCGGCTGGCGATCTACGTCGGCCTGCTGCTCACCGCGGTCGCGGCCGGGTACGCCGTCTGGGTGATCGTCGCCGCGATCGTGCAGGGTGTCGAGATGCCGGGGTACGTCACGCTGATCGCCGCGATCATCGGGCTCGGCGGGCTGCAGCTGGTGATGCTCGGCGTGATCGGCGAGTACATCGGACGGATCTACTACGAGACGAAGCAGCGTCCGCACTACCTGCTGAAGCAGACCAACATGGACCCGGCGCAGCGGCTCGAGAAGCGACCGGCCCCGGATGGACGAACCACCCGGGGCCGGTAG
- a CDS encoding YfhO family protein has translation MSEEGVEPGSARRRSAVLPAGVAAVVVAAVFVASGVIRGTYPFGSLSRSTNDLGTQYIPFYAHLWDILHGRAQGDLLFNWQSAFGVGFLADLGVDLGSPLSLLVGLFPRDQIDLAVFVITTLKLSLAAAAMAAALLTMRPGPRWVAAILGVSYGVCGWALDDGSYVPMWLDGLIALPMFFLVAEWSLRRTNRLLSVLVVAVFWLSNFYTAYMATFAGGLYLLARLLTSDLSWSLRLRSVVRHGVSFVLGMALVAPILLPIVTANDAATPSPSGIFHASAVDVFLSRLLPLSEGVGRTASLYVGTIALLLALTLPFNKFVPWLTRGVWVLTIVGVAFSMRWAPTQELWHGFDTPNGSQYRQAFVLCGLIVAAAWVSVGHKLPGPVALLGGAVLLALIAVLSDGSPLLTEHWLVVLIVSGAFTLVALGTIWLLRRTPRTRRLRWPVAAAFAVLLVVVAVETTWTAVVTDEQRAKILSASNAPWDDKQTARYDALREAGGWPEYRTEPGTTVTPNDPILLGGQGAGLYSSLLPHSVNQMMTSLGFGWSGYGRAARSLPNPVTDAIFSVGARMRLLEDGAPEINRSAAPPLVTVRRRLGNAVPEDVNAPNAYAVQERLLGSTVYEVPEYKGTRFATGEVKLVAACKPGTSAFLYMPRVGGRARLGDGPWYELSSTRRPGINTSSPMIGLGTVPATGIVLIEVRFGAAPQGIPARHAIGCLDHQALSTAVRRLRASGATDVEAGGHSISATLPAGSKGYAVVAVPKISGWTCSVGGGKAVVPRDYGGLMAVPLTGTADRVDCTFVPPGLLRGLAIGAAAAVVTLGIVGIGAIRRRRTTGLRSS, from the coding sequence ATGTCCGAGGAGGGTGTCGAGCCGGGGTCTGCCCGGCGGCGTTCGGCCGTGCTGCCGGCCGGCGTCGCCGCTGTCGTGGTGGCGGCGGTGTTCGTCGCCTCCGGAGTCATCCGCGGTACCTATCCCTTCGGTTCACTGTCCCGCAGTACCAACGATCTTGGCACGCAGTACATCCCGTTCTACGCCCACCTGTGGGACATCCTGCACGGCCGGGCCCAGGGCGACCTGCTGTTCAACTGGCAGAGCGCGTTCGGCGTCGGCTTCCTCGCCGACCTCGGGGTCGACCTCGGCAGCCCGTTGTCGCTGCTGGTCGGCCTGTTCCCCCGCGACCAGATCGACCTCGCCGTCTTCGTCATCACCACTCTCAAGCTGAGTCTCGCCGCCGCCGCGATGGCGGCCGCACTACTCACGATGCGTCCGGGCCCCCGATGGGTTGCGGCGATCCTGGGAGTTTCGTACGGCGTCTGCGGCTGGGCGCTCGACGACGGATCCTACGTGCCGATGTGGCTCGACGGGCTGATCGCCCTGCCGATGTTCTTCCTGGTCGCCGAGTGGTCACTGCGCCGGACCAACCGGCTGCTGAGTGTGCTGGTGGTCGCCGTCTTCTGGCTGTCCAACTTCTACACCGCCTACATGGCAACGTTCGCGGGTGGGCTCTACCTGCTGGCGCGGCTGCTGACCAGCGACCTCAGCTGGTCGCTGCGCCTCCGGTCGGTCGTGCGGCACGGCGTCTCGTTCGTGCTCGGCATGGCCCTGGTCGCGCCCATCCTGCTACCGATCGTCACCGCGAACGACGCCGCAACGCCGTCCCCGTCCGGGATCTTCCACGCCTCGGCGGTCGACGTGTTCCTGTCCCGGCTGCTGCCGCTGTCCGAGGGCGTCGGCCGGACTGCCAGCCTGTACGTCGGCACGATCGCGCTGCTGCTCGCGCTGACGCTGCCGTTCAACAAGTTCGTCCCGTGGCTGACCCGGGGTGTCTGGGTGCTCACGATCGTCGGCGTCGCGTTCTCGATGCGCTGGGCCCCGACGCAGGAGCTGTGGCACGGGTTCGACACCCCGAACGGCAGCCAGTACCGGCAGGCGTTCGTGCTCTGCGGGCTGATCGTCGCGGCCGCGTGGGTCTCAGTCGGGCACAAGTTGCCCGGGCCGGTCGCGTTGCTCGGCGGGGCCGTGCTGCTGGCGTTGATCGCCGTACTCTCCGACGGCAGTCCGCTGCTGACGGAGCACTGGCTGGTCGTGCTGATCGTGTCCGGAGCGTTCACTCTGGTTGCGCTCGGCACCATTTGGCTGCTGCGCCGGACCCCGCGGACCCGTCGGCTGCGGTGGCCGGTCGCCGCTGCGTTCGCCGTACTGCTGGTGGTCGTGGCCGTGGAGACCACGTGGACCGCGGTGGTCACGGACGAGCAGCGCGCGAAGATCCTCAGCGCTTCGAACGCGCCCTGGGACGACAAGCAGACCGCGCGGTACGACGCGTTGCGGGAGGCCGGCGGCTGGCCGGAGTACCGGACGGAGCCGGGCACCACGGTGACGCCGAACGACCCGATCCTGCTCGGCGGGCAGGGCGCCGGCCTGTACAGCAGCCTGCTGCCGCACTCGGTGAACCAGATGATGACCAGCCTCGGCTTCGGCTGGTCCGGGTACGGGCGCGCGGCGCGTTCGCTGCCCAACCCGGTGACCGACGCGATCTTCTCGGTCGGCGCCCGGATGCGGCTACTGGAGGACGGGGCTCCGGAGATCAACCGGTCCGCCGCGCCGCCGCTCGTCACGGTACGGCGGCGGCTCGGGAACGCGGTCCCCGAGGACGTCAACGCTCCGAACGCGTACGCCGTCCAGGAGCGGCTGCTCGGGTCGACGGTGTACGAGGTTCCGGAGTACAAGGGCACCCGGTTCGCGACCGGCGAGGTGAAGCTGGTCGCTGCGTGCAAGCCCGGTACGTCGGCGTTCCTGTACATGCCTAGGGTCGGCGGCCGGGCGCGGCTCGGCGACGGGCCGTGGTACGAGCTGAGCTCGACGCGCCGGCCGGGGATCAACACCAGCAGCCCGATGATCGGGTTGGGCACAGTGCCGGCGACCGGGATCGTGCTGATCGAGGTCCGGTTCGGCGCCGCCCCGCAGGGCATCCCGGCGCGCCACGCCATCGGCTGCCTCGACCACCAGGCGCTGAGCACCGCCGTACGCCGGTTGCGGGCCAGCGGCGCGACGGACGTGGAGGCCGGCGGTCACTCGATCAGCGCCACGTTGCCGGCCGGCAGCAAGGGCTACGCCGTGGTCGCCGTACCGAAGATCAGCGGCTGGACCTGCTCGGTCGGCGGCGGCAAGGCCGTGGTCCCGCGGGACTACGGCGGCCTGATGGCCGTGCCGCTGACCGGTACGGCGGACCGGGTCGACTGTACGTTCGTGCCGCCGGGACTGCTCCGCGGGCTGGCGATCGGCGCGGCCGCCGCCGTGGTCACGCTCGGGATCGTGGGGATCGGCGCGATCCGGCGACGGCGTACCACCGGTTTACGGTCTAGTTGA
- a CDS encoding ABC transporter permease, producing MIRLTKVELRRLTARRLTAIGIVGLFLITGLLLVATWVDARPLSAEAQREAQRQYELAHRDWKTNAAENLRLCEADWQRQPDPKPKLEEMCTYPEPKLEDFGKPQTVFSEITPELLQGTSYFLAFAAFLIGASFLGAEFSSGAIGNWLTFEPRRLRVYGSKLLAAATGLVPIAAVVLAIVLFGTFLIVDRLGDTANATTKVWADLAAIGGRAVVTTALAAVLGCVIGLLFRHTAAAIGVVMAYVVLAEGVFASFLEKAQPWLVRLNFNAFVRHDTKYYLNDCKTGSDGSYSCDYVEKTLSFEHGAWYLAILTVAAVLIGGWVFHRRDIN from the coding sequence ATGATCCGGCTCACCAAGGTCGAGCTCCGCCGGCTGACCGCGCGCCGGCTGACGGCGATCGGCATCGTCGGCCTGTTCCTGATCACCGGGCTGTTGCTCGTCGCCACCTGGGTCGACGCCCGCCCGCTGTCCGCGGAGGCGCAGCGGGAGGCCCAGCGGCAGTACGAGCTGGCCCACCGCGACTGGAAAACGAACGCGGCCGAGAACCTGAGGCTGTGCGAGGCCGACTGGCAGCGGCAGCCCGACCCGAAACCCAAGCTCGAGGAGATGTGTACCTACCCCGAGCCCAAGCTCGAGGACTTCGGCAAGCCGCAGACCGTGTTCAGCGAGATCACCCCCGAGCTGCTGCAGGGTACGTCGTACTTCCTGGCCTTCGCGGCGTTCCTGATCGGAGCCAGTTTCCTCGGCGCCGAGTTCAGTTCCGGTGCCATCGGCAACTGGTTGACGTTCGAGCCGCGCCGGCTCCGGGTGTACGGCAGCAAGCTGCTCGCGGCCGCGACCGGGCTCGTGCCGATCGCCGCGGTGGTGCTGGCGATCGTGCTGTTCGGCACCTTCCTGATCGTCGACCGGTTGGGCGACACCGCGAACGCGACCACGAAGGTGTGGGCCGACCTGGCCGCGATCGGCGGCCGTGCTGTGGTCACGACCGCGCTGGCCGCCGTACTGGGCTGCGTCATCGGCCTGCTGTTCCGGCACACCGCCGCCGCGATCGGCGTCGTGATGGCGTACGTCGTACTCGCCGAAGGAGTGTTCGCGTCCTTCCTGGAGAAGGCGCAGCCGTGGCTGGTGCGGCTCAACTTCAACGCCTTCGTCCGGCACGACACGAAGTACTACCTCAACGACTGCAAGACCGGCAGCGACGGCAGCTATTCGTGTGATTACGTGGAAAAGACGCTGTCGTTCGAGCACGGCGCCTGGTACCTGGCGATCCTCACCGTGGCGGCGGTACTGATCGGCGGCTGGGTCTTCCACCGCCGCGACATCAACTAG
- a CDS encoding ATP-binding cassette domain-containing protein — protein sequence MSDVAVSTRGLRKTYRTRRGRTVVAVRGLDLEVPAGGVHGFLGPNGSGKTTSIRMLLGLVRADAGTMTVFGRPVPARLPEVVGRIGAIVESPKFFPAFTGRKNLELLAEAIGAPRARVGEVLEQTSLGERGKDRFRSYSLGMKQRLAIAATLLKDPDLLIFDEPTNGLDPAGIREIRETMRGLGAQGKTVLVSSHILAEVEQVADTVSIIGHGRLLASGTVADVIGGGTAAAVKLALGNTTDRHEAAIRVLTAAGMTVRADGNYLLVEGATDPADVTRRLAHQELYVSELVPVRADLESVFLELTEGEGLA from the coding sequence ATGTCCGACGTGGCCGTCAGTACGCGGGGGTTGCGCAAGACCTATCGGACCCGGCGGGGGCGCACGGTGGTGGCGGTGCGGGGGCTGGATCTGGAGGTGCCGGCCGGGGGTGTGCACGGGTTTCTCGGGCCGAACGGGTCCGGGAAGACGACCTCGATCCGGATGCTGCTCGGGCTGGTGCGGGCCGACGCGGGGACGATGACGGTGTTCGGCCGGCCGGTGCCGGCGCGGTTGCCGGAGGTGGTCGGGCGGATCGGGGCGATCGTCGAGTCGCCGAAGTTCTTCCCGGCGTTCACCGGGCGGAAGAACCTCGAGCTGCTCGCCGAGGCGATCGGCGCGCCCCGGGCCCGCGTGGGCGAAGTACTCGAGCAGACCTCGCTCGGCGAGCGCGGCAAGGACCGCTTCCGGTCGTACTCGCTGGGCATGAAGCAGCGGCTGGCGATCGCGGCGACGCTGCTCAAGGACCCGGACCTGCTGATCTTCGACGAGCCCACCAACGGCCTCGACCCGGCGGGGATCCGGGAGATCCGCGAGACCATGCGCGGCCTCGGCGCCCAGGGCAAGACGGTGCTCGTCAGCAGCCACATCCTGGCCGAGGTCGAGCAGGTCGCGGACACCGTGTCGATCATCGGCCACGGCCGGCTGCTCGCCTCCGGCACGGTCGCCGACGTGATCGGCGGCGGTACGGCGGCCGCGGTCAAGCTCGCCCTGGGAAACACCACGGACCGGCACGAGGCCGCGATCCGCGTGCTCACCGCAGCCGGGATGACGGTGCGTGCCGACGGCAACTACCTGCTCGTCGAGGGCGCAACGGATCCGGCCGACGTGACCCGCCGCCTCGCCCACCAGGAGCTGTACGTGTCCGAGCTCGTCCCCGTCCGCGCCGACCTGGAGTCGGTGTTCCTCGAGCTCACCGAAGGCGAGGGACTGGCATGA